A genome region from Hevea brasiliensis isolate MT/VB/25A 57/8 chromosome 7, ASM3005281v1, whole genome shotgun sequence includes the following:
- the LOC110641633 gene encoding probable nucleoredoxin 1, which translates to MANELVGDVSHDLFSLLSAEDRDFLIRNNGDQVKISSLVGKIVGLYFSASWCGPCRHFTPNLVEVYEKLSSKGDFEVVFISSDRDDESFNGYFSKMPWLAVPFSDQEIRKRLKELFKVRGIPSLVILDTDGKVSCDQGVKIVRDYGAEGYPFTPERLDYFRQEEENAKKNQTLSSILVSSSRDYLISKDGTKVAVSEIEGKMVGLYFSVASHRRCLEFTPKLVDVYKKLKEKGENFEVVLISIDYDEKEFKQSLETIPWLAIPFEDKCREKLARYFELRALPTLVIIGQDGKTLNPNVAELIEDHGIEAYPFTPEKLVELAEIEKARLEAQTLESVLVHGDKDFVIEKSGSKVAVSELVGKNVLLYFSAKWCPPCRAFLPKLIEAYHEIKAKDNAFEVIFISSDRDQSSFDEFYSEMPWLALPFGDERKTILQRKFKIKGIPAAIAISPKGQTITKEAREHLAAYGADAYPFTEDHLKQLEEKLEETAKAWPEKLKHELHSQHELTRTKRSGYVCNGCREMGYLYSFYCRQCDFDLHPKCALKKEEKGEAEKGKEGWTCDGDVCRKA; encoded by the exons ATGGCTAACGAGCTCGTTGGTGATGTTTCTCATGATCTGTTTTCACTTCTCTCCGCAGAAGACAGAGACTTTCTGATCCGTAACAACGGCGATCAG GTTAAGATCAGCAGCTTGGTTGGAAAGATTGTGGGATTATATTTCTCTGCCTCATGGTGTGGACCATGTCGACATTTCACACCCAACTTGGTGGAAGTCTATGAGAAGCTCTCATCAAAAGGCGATTTTGAAGTAGTTTTCATTTCTTCTGATAGGGATGATGAATCTTTCAATGGTTACTTCTCCAAAATGCCTTGGCTTGCCGTTCCATTTTCTGATCAGGAAATCCGAAAACGCCTTAAGGAGTTGTTTAAAGTGAGGGGGATTCCTAGTCTTGTCATTCTTGACACTGATGGGAAGGTTTCTTGTGATCAAGGGGTCAAGATCGTCAGGGACTATGGAGCTGAGGGGTATCCATTTACCCCTGAAAGACTTGACTATTTTAGACAGGAAGAAGAGAATGCTAAGAAGAATCAGACCTTGAGCTCCATCTTGGTTTCAAGCTCGCGCGATTATCTGATTTCAAAGGATGGAACGAAG GTTGCAGTGTCTGAGATTGAAGGGAAAATGGTAGGTTTGTACTTCTCAGTTGCTTCTCACCGGCGGTGCCTCGAATTCACTCCCAAACTTGTGGATGTATATAAAAAGCTCAAGGAGAAAGGAGAGAACTTTGAGGTGGTGCTGATATCTATAGACTATGATGAGAAGGAATTCAAGCAAAGTCTTGAAACAATCCCTTGGTTAGCAATACCATTTGAGGACAAGTGCCGTGAGAAATTAGCACGTTACTTTGAGCTCAGAGCCCTTCCTACTCTGGTCATAATTGGGCAAGATGGAAAGACTTTGAACCCAAATGTAGCTGAGCTTATTGAAGATCATGGCATTGAAGCCTACCCATTTACACCAGAAAAGTTGGTTGAACTTGCTGAGATTGAGAAGGCAAGACTTGAAGCACAGACACTAGAGTCTGTTTTGGTTCATGGAGATAAAGATTTTGTGATAGAAAAGAGCGGTTCCAAG GTTGCTGTATCAGAACTAGTTGGAAAGAATGTTCTCCTCTATTTCTCAGCAAAATGGTGCCCACCCTGTCGAGCCTTTTTACCCAAGCTAATTGAAGCATACCATGAAATCAAGGCGAAGGACAATGCATTTGAGGTAATCTTCATCTCAAGTGACCGCGATCAATCTTCGTTCGATGAATTCTATTCAGAAATGCCTTGGTTAGCTCTTCCATTCGGTGATGAAAGGAAAACAATCCTGCAacgaaaattcaaaataaaaggTATTCCTGCAGCCATAGCCATCAGCCCCAAAGGGCAGACAATAACTAAGGAAGCAAGAGAACACCTAGCAGCTTATGGAGCAGATGCATATCCATTCACTGAGGATCACCTGAAGCAACTAGAAGAAAAGCTGGAGGAAACAGCAAAGGCGTGGCCTGAGAAACTGAAACATGAACTTCATTCTCAGCACGAGCTTACTCGCACAAAACGCAGTGGATATGTGTGCAATGGCTGTAGGGAGATGGGATACCTCTACTCTTTCTATTGTAGGCAATGCGACTTTGATCTCCACCCCAAGTGTGCtttaaagaaagaggaaaaaggcGAGGCTGAAAAGGGAAAGGAGGGATGGACGTGCGATGGAGATGTGTGCCGAAAGGCCTGA